From the Polaribacter tangerinus genome, the window TATAAAATATACTTGTTTTTCTATTTTATGTTTGATAGCAATAGCTTTTAACTGGTCTAAAAAAGCTGGCTTGTCTACTTTTCCAACAATAACCAACGCCCAATCTAAATTATTTTGCAGTACTTTAGCCGCCTCTAAAAGCACTAATTGCCCCTTGGCTTCTCTTACTCTGCCAGCGCATAAAATTATATTTTCTTGAGATACCTGTTCGATGGTAACTGCATCTTTAGAGAAAAATTTATCGACTCGAACACCATGACCAATAACGGTATTTTTTATACCCAGTTTTTTACCCATACTTGGTATAAGTGTAATTACTTTGTTAGCACTTTTTAAAAGTTTAAAGGTTAACTTAGAAGGTTTAGTTTCTGCATGCCTTGTAGCTATTAATGTAAACTTTGCACCAAATGCTCTGTAAATAAGCATTCTTATAATTTCATTATTTCTGTGGCAATGCACTATCACTTTTGCGTTTGAAAACAATATTCTTCTTAGTTGATATTTGGTTATATAATTACCAATTGCACCATAACCGAACAAATAACTATTAAATTTATCATCAAAAAAAGGCAGTACATTTTCTATACTTCTAGTAACACCTGTTCTGCGTTTATGAAAGTGGGTATGAATTAAAGTTGGTTTCAAAAAAAAGAGCTAGTATTTTAAGGTTATTTTTTAAAGAAATTTTCGTGCAACAATATCCATAAAACGTGTTTCAAGCTCCTCGTAATTCTGCCAATTGTAATCTGGTTTTACCATTTTATTGATAAATTTCTTTGCTTCTTTTAAAGTTTTAAAAGAATTTAGTTGAGAAATTACCCTGTTAAAATCTTCCTGACTACCATCAAAAAGATTCTTTACAAAAGCAATTCTATCATTCAAACCTATCTGTATGTTTTTATGAAAAGAATCATTTAAAGAAACCTGATCTACAGTTTCAAATAAATTTGCCATTACATCTACCGAAATCGTATCTTTTAATTCTTCTTCTAAAGTTGGAGTACTCTTTTCTGGTTGTTCATTTGTGTGCTCTTTAGAGAGAATCTCCACTTTTTCTTCAAACATAAGATTCTCTAGTTCTTGAAACGGCTGTTCTATTTCTGTGGTTACTTCTACCTCTGCAGCCTCCTCATCACCTACCTCTAAATACTCATTTACCAAAGCGGTTTTATCTTCTTCTAAAAGTGGTTCTTCCATTAAAAAATCGTCTCCAGCCTCTGCATCTAACTTTTCATTTTCAACTTCTAAATATTCATTCTGTGGCACTTCAACTTTATCTGCAATATTGATGTTATCAACCTGAGTTTCGCTCAAAATAATATCCGACGAATCTTGTAAGTTAGCATCATGAAGCTGCTTTTTATCTAAAGCTGTACTCACCTCATTTAGTAGAGTTTCTTTTGTTTTTTCTAAATTTGGTGTTGTAGTTACATATTCTTCTACAAATGCCAATAAAGATAATTTTTCATAAATTTCTTGTGCTTTCAGTTTAAGTGCAAAGACATCTTCTTTATTTTTCATCTGTAAGAGGCTATGCGCTAAACTCATTAAATCGGCCTGTAATTTTTTGTGCATAAGTTGTAGATTGAGGTTATTTTTTCCTAGTAATTATTCATAAATTTGTTGATGTACAAAGTAAATCAAAAAAATAATTATCTAAAGCCTAAAATTACAAAATGTTTCTTGAAAATACAGTAAATCATACAGAACAATTTGGTTGGATAGAAGTAATCTGTGGCTCTATGTTTTCGGGAAAAACAGAAGAATTAATAAGACGATTAAAGCGTTCTCAGTTTGCAAAACAACGAGTAGAAATATTTAAACCTGCCTTAGATACCCGCTATGACGATGATGAAGTTGTTTCTCATAACGACACTAGAATTCGCTCTACACCTGTTCCGGCATCTTCGAATATAAGGCTACTTGCCAATAATGTTGATGTGGTAGGTATTGATGAAGCGCAATTTTTTGATGATGAAATAGTGGTGGTTTGTAATGATCTAGCCAATAGAGGTATTCGTGTAATTGTGGCTGGTTTAGATATGGATTTTAAAGGAAATCCGTTTGGACCAATGCCCGCTTTAATGGCTACTGCAGAATATGTTACCAAAGTACATGCTGTATGTACGCATACAGGTAACTTAGCACACTATAGTTTTAGAAAAGCTCAAAATGACAAGATTGTAATGTTAGGCGAAATGCAAGAATATGAACCCTTAAGCAGAGCTGCATATTACAAAGCCATGCAACAACAAAAGGAACAATCAACACAATTAAAATCAGAAAAAACAATTAAAAAAGAGTTGTAAAAAAAGTATTGAAAGTTAGTAAATACAAGAATGTAAGATAAAGCCATGAACAATCACGTAACTGTTTTAGAAATTGATGCCGCTGCATTAAATCATAATCTAAACTATTTTAAAGAAAAGCTTCAGCAAAACACCAAAATATTGGCAGTGGTAAAGGCTTTTGGTTACGGAAGTGATGGTGTGCTAGTTGCAAAATATCTAGAAAATAAAGTGGATTACTTTGCTGTTGCATACACTCATGAAGGAATTGCGTTAAGAGATGCTGGTGTAAAAACCCCAATATTAGTGTTGCATCCACAGATTCAAAACTTACAAGATATTGTTACATACAGGCTAGAACCAAATCTTTATAATTTTAAAATTTTTGAGGCTTTTTTAGAATTTGCAGACGAAGCACCTCTTATAAATTACCCCATACATATAAAGTTTAATACAGGCTTAAACAGACTTGGGTTTTGGCATACAGACATTCCTGTAATAATTGCGAGTCTCAAAAAAACAACGCATGTAAAGGTACAGTCTCTATTTTCTCATTTAGCTGCAAGCGAAGATTTAGAAGAGCAAGAATTTACCGTCAATCAAATTAATAATTTTGCCTACATAGCTCAACAGTTTTATAAACATTTAGGGTATGAACCAATGCTACATATTTTAAATACATCTGGCGTGGTAAATTATGCAAAAGCACAATTTGATATGGTACGAATTGGTATTGGGTTGTACGGCTTTGGAAACGATGATACTGAAACTGCACAGTTAAAAAATACACACAATTTAAAATCTATTATTTCTCAAATACATACTATACAACCTGGTGAAACTGTTGGTTACAACAGAGCTTTTGTTGCGAAAAGAATTACCAAAAGTGCTACCATACCTATTGGTCATGCAGATGGCTTATCTAGAAAACTAGGAAACAAAGCT encodes:
- the alr gene encoding alanine racemase gives rise to the protein MNNHVTVLEIDAAALNHNLNYFKEKLQQNTKILAVVKAFGYGSDGVLVAKYLENKVDYFAVAYTHEGIALRDAGVKTPILVLHPQIQNLQDIVTYRLEPNLYNFKIFEAFLEFADEAPLINYPIHIKFNTGLNRLGFWHTDIPVIIASLKKTTHVKVQSLFSHLAASEDLEEQEFTVNQINNFAYIAQQFYKHLGYEPMLHILNTSGVVNYAKAQFDMVRIGIGLYGFGNDDTETAQLKNTHNLKSIISQIHTIQPGETVGYNRAFVAKRITKSATIPIGHADGLSRKLGNKAGHVIINGKKAPIIGNVCMDMIMVNVTKIDCKEGDDVIIFNTQEMLQNIADLSETIVYETLTAISPRIKKMLKQ
- a CDS encoding glycosyltransferase family 4 protein, with the translated sequence MKPTLIHTHFHKRRTGVTRSIENVLPFFDDKFNSYLFGYGAIGNYITKYQLRRILFSNAKVIVHCHRNNEIIRMLIYRAFGAKFTLIATRHAETKPSKLTFKLLKSANKVITLIPSMGKKLGIKNTVIGHGVRVDKFFSKDAVTIEQVSQENIILCAGRVREAKGQLVLLEAAKVLQNNLDWALVIVGKVDKPAFLDQLKAIAIKHKIEKQVYFIKETPEIVSFYQAAKIVVCPSYSEGFSLVTAEAMSCECSVIATKNVGVHSSLIKHKENGYLFEAGNSQQLETILSNKLSGKLPLLGTQARAEIVKNWSAKKEASELINLYLSS
- a CDS encoding thymidine kinase; this encodes MFLENTVNHTEQFGWIEVICGSMFSGKTEELIRRLKRSQFAKQRVEIFKPALDTRYDDDEVVSHNDTRIRSTPVPASSNIRLLANNVDVVGIDEAQFFDDEIVVVCNDLANRGIRVIVAGLDMDFKGNPFGPMPALMATAEYVTKVHAVCTHTGNLAHYSFRKAQNDKIVMLGEMQEYEPLSRAAYYKAMQQQKEQSTQLKSEKTIKKEL